From a region of the Haloferax volcanii DS2 genome:
- the ahbB gene encoding siroheme decarboxylase subunit beta, which yields MIQADADLSRLDRAIVNAFQGGFPVVERPFEPAAAALRERGVDVSAADLCERVRTLDEEGVLSRFGALVNAEEIGGTATLVAMHAPPERFDEVAEQVNDHREVAHNYEREHPHLNMWFVVSVADESRVEEVLGDIEDETGQATYNMPKRHEFHVGAKFLLDGPISDGDLDLSHLGPDVEPTDARTLTPDERDLVMEIQGGLPITETPYADVAEAIGQEPAWVVETVKRFNLEGKVRRVGVIPNHYALGYSENGMTVWNVPDDLVAEVGPEIASLDFVTHCYRRPRHEGVWPYNFFAMTHGRSEEESEARIEQVREVMSDYWDVGDDDWDTLFSTRILKKTGIRLDERAEANTE from the coding sequence ATGATACAGGCGGACGCGGACCTCTCTCGTCTCGACCGCGCCATCGTCAACGCCTTCCAGGGCGGCTTCCCCGTCGTCGAACGTCCCTTCGAGCCAGCGGCGGCCGCGCTCCGCGAGCGCGGGGTGGACGTGTCGGCGGCCGACCTCTGCGAGCGGGTGCGGACGCTCGACGAGGAGGGCGTTCTCTCGCGGTTCGGCGCGCTCGTCAACGCCGAGGAAATCGGCGGCACGGCGACGCTCGTCGCCATGCACGCGCCGCCCGAGCGATTCGACGAGGTGGCCGAGCAGGTGAACGACCACCGCGAGGTCGCGCACAACTACGAGCGCGAGCATCCCCACCTGAACATGTGGTTCGTCGTCTCGGTCGCCGACGAGTCGCGGGTCGAGGAGGTGCTCGGTGACATCGAGGACGAGACGGGCCAAGCGACGTACAACATGCCCAAGCGCCACGAGTTCCACGTCGGCGCGAAGTTCCTCCTCGACGGACCCATCTCGGACGGCGACCTCGACCTCTCGCACCTCGGCCCCGACGTGGAGCCGACGGACGCGCGCACCCTGACGCCCGACGAGCGCGACCTCGTCATGGAGATTCAGGGCGGCCTGCCGATTACCGAGACGCCCTACGCCGACGTGGCAGAGGCAATCGGACAGGAGCCGGCGTGGGTGGTCGAGACGGTCAAGCGGTTCAATCTTGAGGGGAAGGTCCGCCGCGTCGGCGTCATTCCGAACCACTACGCGCTCGGCTACTCGGAAAACGGGATGACCGTCTGGAACGTCCCCGACGACCTCGTTGCGGAGGTCGGCCCCGAAATCGCCTCGCTGGACTTCGTCACCCACTGTTACCGCCGGCCGCGACACGAGGGCGTCTGGCCGTACAACTTCTTCGCGATGACCCACGGCCGCTCCGAAGAAGAGAGCGAGGCCCGCATCGAGCAGGTGCGCGAGGTCATGAGCGACTACTGGGACGTGGGCGACGACGACTGGGACACCCTGTTCTCGACGCGCATCCTGAAGAAGACGGGAATCAGGCTGGACGAACGAGCCGAGGCGAACACGGAGTGA
- a CDS encoding DUF5778 family protein, translating to MSETIDEDLYQRTLALLEPGDIELVGAIVHTDLTSREDLEMQELTVEINDVIAEHAGKGDAWIHAGNDDTDFSSNQFQGLSVEDDEFVWECQQLVRDGTFDLVFYYEAIADQDAIVEGLEALDGVDRVTPVP from the coding sequence ATGAGCGAGACCATCGACGAGGACCTCTACCAGCGGACCCTCGCGCTGCTCGAACCCGGCGATATCGAACTCGTCGGGGCCATCGTCCACACCGACCTCACCAGTCGCGAGGACCTGGAGATGCAGGAGCTGACCGTCGAAATCAACGATGTCATCGCGGAGCACGCGGGGAAGGGCGACGCGTGGATTCACGCCGGTAACGACGACACCGACTTCTCGTCGAACCAGTTCCAGGGCCTCTCGGTTGAGGACGACGAGTTCGTCTGGGAGTGCCAACAGCTCGTCCGCGACGGCACGTTCGACCTCGTGTTCTACTACGAGGCCATCGCCGATCAGGACGCCATCGTCGAGGGCCTCGAAGCGCTCGACGGCGTCGACCGCGTCACGCCGGTTCCCTAA
- the uppS gene encoding polyprenyl diphosphate synthase gives MFGWVRRGFRRAYERVLDREIDDGPTHVAIIQDGNRRYARKNGDDAPDGHKAGAQTTEDVLTWCEELGIEELTLYTFSTENFDRPEHERGPLFDLIEDKLYEFADSERVHDREVAVRAIGEVHLLPDRVRDAVEYAESRTADYDGFTLNIALAYGGRAELLGAARDVCRAVERGDLSPDEVDVSAVDRRLSRKPVRDVDLIIRPGGDERTSNFLPWHANGNEAAVYFCAPYWPEFSKVDFLRGIRTYESREQSWQRTRTERAVTLVRAVAEVELEDARTVAGRLREQLPSSGADEVSAELAKRTDETAD, from the coding sequence ATGTTCGGGTGGGTCCGACGCGGCTTTCGACGCGCCTACGAGCGGGTGCTCGACCGGGAGATAGACGACGGACCGACCCACGTCGCCATCATTCAGGACGGCAACCGCCGGTACGCCCGGAAGAACGGCGACGACGCCCCCGACGGCCACAAGGCCGGCGCGCAGACGACCGAGGACGTGTTGACGTGGTGCGAGGAACTCGGCATCGAGGAGCTGACGCTGTACACCTTCTCGACCGAGAACTTCGACCGCCCGGAACACGAGCGCGGACCCCTCTTCGACCTCATCGAGGACAAGCTCTACGAGTTCGCCGACTCCGAGCGCGTCCACGACCGCGAGGTCGCCGTCCGCGCCATCGGCGAGGTCCACCTGCTCCCCGACCGCGTCCGCGACGCCGTCGAGTACGCGGAGTCCCGGACCGCCGACTACGACGGCTTCACCCTCAACATCGCCCTCGCGTACGGCGGCCGGGCGGAACTCCTCGGGGCCGCCCGCGACGTCTGCCGGGCGGTCGAGCGCGGCGACCTCTCGCCCGACGAGGTGGACGTGTCGGCCGTCGACCGCCGCCTGTCCAGAAAGCCCGTCCGCGACGTGGACCTCATCATCCGCCCCGGCGGCGACGAGCGCACCTCGAACTTCCTGCCGTGGCACGCCAACGGCAACGAGGCCGCGGTCTACTTCTGTGCGCCCTACTGGCCGGAGTTCTCGAAGGTCGACTTCCTGCGCGGCATCCGCACCTACGAGTCCAGAGAGCAGTCGTGGCAGCGCACCCGGACCGAGCGCGCCGTCACGCTCGTCCGGGCCGTCGCCGAAGTCGAGTTAGAGGACGCCCGCACGGTCGCGGGTCGCCTCCGCGAGCAACTCCCCTCGTCCGGGGCCGACGAGGTGTCCGCCGAGTTGGCGAAGCGGACCGACGAGACGGCCGACTGA
- a CDS encoding serpin family protein: MNRREMLALSGALAAATIAGCTGDGQSPAETETEATATETATMDTPTETPNDEPPTGEPSVDNERLAALAAGNAEFALDLHKQVASEQGGNQFLSPYSISVALAMTYAGARGKTREQMEATLRYTLGEDVHPAFADLRAALEERETARAPIDGGEADAFRLAVANALWGREGFAFSDAFLDSLESNYGAGLRRADFAGDPDGERERINEWVADQTEGRIEDLLPAGSVTPDTALVLTNAIYFMAQWAHTFDSEDTEDGTFTALDGSESTVPLMRQELKANYADFPSAQAVELPYVGRDVSMVLLLPDEGEFESFEQSLTASRLFGVFEEMRERIGDVVLPRFEFETEVQLSEALSDLGMPAAFGPDADFGGMTEGDGSGLAIDEVFHKSFVSVDEEGTEAAAATGVVVESSLPPSWGELRFDRPFLFCIRDRPTDAILFYGRVVDAGAAQGDE; the protein is encoded by the coding sequence ATGAACCGCCGCGAGATGCTGGCGCTGTCGGGGGCGCTCGCCGCCGCGACGATAGCCGGCTGTACGGGCGACGGGCAATCGCCCGCCGAGACCGAAACCGAGGCGACGGCCACCGAAACTGCGACGATGGATACGCCGACAGAGACCCCGAACGATGAACCACCGACCGGCGAACCGAGCGTGGACAACGAGCGACTCGCCGCGCTCGCGGCCGGCAACGCCGAGTTCGCCCTCGACCTGCACAAACAGGTCGCGTCCGAACAGGGCGGCAACCAGTTCCTCTCGCCGTACAGCATCTCCGTCGCGTTGGCGATGACCTACGCGGGCGCTCGCGGGAAGACCCGCGAACAGATGGAAGCGACGCTCCGCTACACGCTCGGCGAGGACGTTCACCCGGCGTTCGCAGATCTACGGGCGGCGCTCGAAGAGCGAGAGACGGCTCGGGCCCCAATCGACGGCGGCGAAGCCGACGCCTTCCGATTGGCCGTGGCGAACGCCCTGTGGGGGCGCGAGGGGTTCGCGTTCTCGGACGCGTTCCTCGACAGCCTCGAATCGAACTACGGGGCCGGGCTTCGACGGGCCGATTTCGCCGGCGACCCGGACGGCGAGCGGGAACGAATCAACGAGTGGGTCGCCGACCAGACCGAGGGCCGAATCGAGGACTTGCTTCCGGCTGGCTCCGTCACGCCCGACACGGCGCTCGTGCTCACCAACGCCATCTACTTCATGGCGCAGTGGGCGCACACGTTCGACTCCGAGGACACCGAGGACGGGACGTTCACCGCGCTGGACGGGTCCGAGTCGACGGTGCCGCTCATGCGGCAGGAACTCAAGGCGAACTACGCCGACTTCCCGAGCGCGCAGGCCGTCGAACTCCCGTACGTCGGCCGGGACGTGTCGATGGTGCTTTTGCTCCCGGACGAAGGCGAGTTCGAGTCGTTCGAACAAAGTCTGACCGCGAGCCGACTGTTCGGCGTCTTCGAGGAGATGCGAGAGCGAATCGGGGACGTCGTGCTCCCGCGGTTCGAGTTCGAGACCGAGGTCCAACTCTCGGAGGCGCTGTCGGATCTCGGGATGCCCGCCGCGTTCGGCCCGGATGCCGACTTCGGCGGCATGACCGAGGGTGACGGGTCAGGTCTCGCCATCGACGAGGTGTTCCACAAGTCGTTCGTCTCCGTGGACGAGGAGGGGACCGAGGCCGCGGCGGCCACGGGCGTCGTCGTCGAATCGTCGCTGCCGCCGAGCTGGGGCGAACTCCGGTTCGACCGACCGTTCCTGTTCTGCATCCGCGACAGGCCGACGGACGCGATACTGTTCTACGGCCGCGTCGTCGACGCCGGGGCTGCGCAGGGCGACGAATAG
- a CDS encoding undecaprenyl diphosphate synthase family protein, which yields MGLYDSYLALRFRLDDADAPEHVALVITERDLLEQGAYETLEAFVGWAFEFGSDRVTISVSVLDEAVVPTLARELRDLDVPHRVELREPGDTERADAPVQVSIGLGGKREFASVVRSLAGEVDEGALEPDDIDAADIEQRLVFPDEPDFVVKTGAERLSDFMIWQSVYAELYFTDVNWRDFRKRDYLRALRDYQDRQRRFGR from the coding sequence GTGGGACTGTACGACTCCTATCTCGCCCTCCGGTTCCGCCTCGACGACGCCGACGCCCCCGAGCACGTCGCGCTCGTCATCACCGAGCGCGACCTGCTGGAACAGGGCGCCTACGAGACGCTCGAAGCGTTCGTCGGCTGGGCGTTCGAGTTCGGGAGCGACCGCGTCACCATCTCCGTGAGCGTCCTCGACGAGGCGGTCGTCCCGACGCTCGCCCGCGAACTCCGCGACCTCGACGTTCCGCACCGAGTCGAGCTTCGCGAGCCGGGCGACACCGAGCGCGCCGACGCCCCCGTACAGGTCAGTATCGGCCTCGGCGGGAAACGCGAGTTCGCGTCGGTCGTCCGGTCGCTGGCCGGGGAGGTCGACGAGGGCGCGCTCGAGCCCGACGACATCGACGCCGCGGACATCGAACAGCGACTCGTGTTCCCCGACGAACCCGACTTCGTGGTCAAGACGGGCGCGGAGCGCCTGTCGGACTTCATGATTTGGCAGTCCGTCTACGCCGAACTCTACTTCACCGACGTGAACTGGCGAGACTTCAGGAAGCGGGACTACCTGCGGGCGTTGCGGGACTATCAGGACCGTCAGAGGAGGTTTGGCCGATGA
- a CDS encoding DUF92 domain-containing protein has protein sequence MTSTVRRAGGFAVVGTLALAAPSLGAAAFAPFAAVALLAAFVVDDGPLFELFARPGDRQDGRLNGLAGFALAATGLALLATVPRVTMPLSVFAAAVLILAYGNLGARLVDSRTSDESLRAAGFVAAAVLAGTAGQAAIASLTGEAMLLARFTLLAAVGGLVGAVLRTALYERDDPLVMLSIGLVLWGVEVLAGPVSPTQTGVALALTVALGYAAYALGTASVAGMITGVLLLLFAVVFGDFGWALVLVSFFGVGALATKFRYDSKAERGVAEDNDGARGTGNVLGNSGVSLVAVVGYAAAQTLGYPFVSDLLVLAFAGSAAAAMSDTLSSEIGGLFDQPRLITSLKPVPAGTDGAVTWQGEVAGAVGAAFVAGVSVLVLPIPAQTAAIAILAGGLVGMTVDSLLGATVEGAGLGNQAVNFLATFAGALGAVIVWIPL, from the coding sequence GTGACTTCCACGGTACGGCGAGCGGGCGGGTTCGCGGTCGTCGGGACGTTGGCCCTCGCGGCCCCCAGTCTCGGCGCGGCCGCGTTCGCGCCCTTCGCCGCAGTCGCGCTCTTGGCGGCGTTCGTCGTCGACGACGGCCCGCTGTTCGAGTTGTTCGCGCGCCCCGGCGACCGGCAGGACGGCCGGCTCAACGGACTCGCCGGGTTCGCGCTGGCCGCGACCGGCCTCGCCCTCTTGGCGACGGTCCCGCGCGTCACGATGCCGCTTTCGGTGTTCGCCGCCGCGGTGTTGATACTCGCCTACGGCAACCTCGGCGCGCGACTGGTGGATTCGAGAACGTCCGACGAGTCGCTTCGCGCGGCGGGCTTCGTCGCGGCCGCGGTCCTCGCAGGGACCGCGGGACAGGCGGCAATCGCGTCGCTGACGGGCGAGGCGATGCTGCTCGCCCGATTCACCCTCCTCGCGGCCGTCGGCGGTCTCGTCGGCGCGGTGCTCCGGACGGCCCTCTACGAGCGCGACGACCCGCTCGTCATGCTCTCTATCGGCCTCGTCCTGTGGGGCGTCGAGGTGCTCGCGGGGCCGGTGTCGCCGACGCAGACCGGCGTCGCGCTCGCCCTCACGGTCGCGCTCGGCTACGCCGCCTACGCCCTCGGCACGGCCTCAGTCGCCGGCATGATTACCGGCGTCCTCCTGCTCCTCTTTGCGGTCGTCTTCGGCGACTTCGGCTGGGCGCTCGTGCTCGTCTCCTTCTTCGGCGTCGGTGCGCTCGCCACCAAGTTCCGGTACGACAGCAAGGCCGAACGCGGCGTCGCCGAGGACAACGACGGCGCTCGCGGCACCGGCAACGTCCTCGGCAACTCGGGCGTCTCGCTCGTCGCCGTCGTCGGCTACGCCGCGGCGCAAACGCTCGGCTACCCGTTCGTCAGCGACCTACTCGTCCTCGCATTCGCCGGGTCGGCCGCCGCCGCGATGAGTGACACGCTCTCCAGCGAAATCGGCGGGCTGTTCGACCAGCCGCGGCTCATCACCTCGCTCAAGCCCGTCCCGGCGGGGACCGACGGCGCGGTGACGTGGCAGGGCGAGGTCGCCGGCGCGGTGGGCGCTGCCTTCGTGGCCGGCGTGAGCGTGCTGGTGCTCCCCATCCCGGCTCAGACGGCCGCCATCGCGATTCTCGCCGGCGGCCTCGTCGGCATGACCGTCGATAGCCTCCTCGGCGCGACGGTCGAAGGGGCCGGCCTCGGCAATCAGGCGGTCAACTTCCTCGCCACGTTCGCCGGCGCGCTGGGCGCGGTCATCGTCTGGATTCCGCTGTGA
- a CDS encoding GNAT family N-acetyltransferase produces the protein MTGGHGRDGGDADVAGVRPARDTDLPAVESLQRFVSHPSPGLLDAWPAVGTLLVAVDADDRPVGYLLGVGAHLTELAVSPDHRREGRATALVEAFRDAHRSGADAADAPLTLLVHPENDGARACYEALGFRRDARVPDAFDGDDGLRLVLD, from the coding sequence GTGACGGGGGGACACGGCCGTGACGGGGGCGACGCCGACGTGGCGGGCGTTCGACCCGCCCGCGACACCGACCTGCCGGCCGTCGAGTCGCTCCAGCGATTCGTCTCTCATCCGTCGCCCGGCCTCTTGGACGCGTGGCCCGCCGTCGGCACGCTGCTCGTCGCCGTCGACGCCGACGACCGGCCGGTCGGCTACCTGCTCGGCGTCGGCGCGCACCTGACCGAACTCGCCGTCTCGCCGGACCATCGACGCGAAGGGCGCGCCACCGCGCTCGTGGAAGCCTTCCGCGACGCGCACCGCTCGGGCGCTGACGCGGCCGACGCGCCGCTCACGTTGTTGGTCCATCCGGAGAACGACGGCGCGCGCGCCTGCTACGAAGCACTCGGGTTCCGGCGGGACGCCCGCGTCCCCGACGCGTTCGACGGCGACGACGGGCTTCGGCTCGTCCTCGACTGA
- the dnaG gene encoding DNA primase DnaG — protein MDDTSKYLIHASISADGVVERSDVVGAVFGQTEGLLGDELDLRDLQQSSKVGRIDVQIDSENGHSFGQMTIASSLDKAETAILAASLETLTRVGPCQAVIEVTNIEDVREAKRRMVVERAKELLAESFDDTVMSSTEILEAVKESVRVEDITEYQGLPAGPRVADSDAIIVVEGRADVLTLLRYGIKNAVAVEGTNVPDAVAGLTQERTVTAFLDGDRGGELILRELSQVGDVDYVAFAPDGRSVEDLDRASVVRALRNKVALSSLPDDGDGDFRAAVAAANGTGAGEAPTDPHTESPTTEASSTPPADGPINGSADAVTDPTAEGGNGGTVAVERPADAVSENPAADGDAADAEVFTESEVDAVTEAVDPADERPSLTDHVQAVIADESGMARLLNDGLDIDDEVAVEKVYDTVEYADPAPAIVVVDGEASQKLVDIAAQRGVGHVVARSAGEYVKKPVSVRVRTADQLLD, from the coding sequence ATGGACGACACTTCAAAATATCTCATTCACGCTTCCATCTCCGCCGACGGGGTCGTCGAACGGAGCGACGTCGTCGGGGCCGTCTTCGGGCAGACCGAGGGCCTCCTCGGCGACGAACTCGACCTCCGCGACCTCCAACAGTCCTCCAAGGTCGGTCGGATAGACGTACAGATAGACTCGGAAAACGGCCACTCGTTCGGCCAGATGACCATCGCCAGCAGCCTCGACAAGGCCGAGACGGCCATCCTCGCGGCCTCGCTGGAGACGCTGACCCGCGTCGGTCCCTGCCAGGCCGTCATCGAGGTCACGAACATCGAGGACGTGCGCGAGGCCAAGCGCCGGATGGTCGTCGAGCGCGCCAAGGAACTGCTCGCGGAGTCGTTCGACGACACCGTGATGTCTTCGACGGAAATCCTCGAAGCGGTCAAAGAGAGCGTCCGCGTCGAGGATATCACCGAGTACCAGGGCCTCCCGGCGGGCCCCCGCGTCGCCGATTCCGACGCCATCATCGTCGTCGAGGGACGCGCCGACGTGCTCACCCTCCTCCGCTACGGCATCAAAAACGCCGTCGCCGTCGAGGGAACGAACGTCCCCGACGCGGTCGCCGGCCTCACCCAAGAACGGACCGTCACGGCGTTCCTCGACGGCGACCGCGGCGGCGAACTCATCCTGCGGGAACTCTCGCAGGTCGGCGACGTTGATTACGTCGCGTTCGCGCCCGACGGCCGGTCGGTCGAGGACCTCGACCGCGCGTCGGTCGTCCGCGCCCTCCGGAACAAGGTCGCGCTCTCGTCGCTTCCGGACGACGGCGACGGAGACTTCCGGGCCGCCGTCGCCGCCGCCAACGGGACGGGGGCGGGGGAGGCTCCGACGGACCCTCACACGGAGTCGCCGACGACTGAGGCGTCGTCGACTCCACCCGCAGACGGCCCCATCAACGGGTCGGCCGACGCGGTCACCGACCCCACCGCCGAGGGCGGTAACGGTGGCACCGTCGCGGTCGAGCGGCCCGCGGACGCCGTGAGCGAGAACCCGGCGGCCGACGGCGACGCCGCCGACGCGGAGGTGTTCACCGAGTCCGAGGTCGATGCCGTCACCGAGGCGGTCGACCCCGCCGACGAGCGACCCTCGCTCACCGACCACGTGCAGGCGGTCATCGCCGACGAGAGCGGCATGGCACGCCTCCTGAACGACGGCCTCGACATCGACGACGAGGTCGCGGTCGAGAAGGTCTACGACACCGTCGAGTACGCCGACCCCGCCCCGGCAATCGTCGTCGTCGACGGCGAGGCGAGTCAGAAACTCGTCGACATCGCGGCCCAGCGCGGCGTCGGGCACGTCGTGGCGCGCTCGGCCGGCGAGTACGTCAAAAAGCCCGTCAGCGTCCGCGTCAGAACCGCGGACCAGCTCCTCGACTGA
- a CDS encoding sugar phosphate isomerase/epimerase family protein — MNFGIQLYSLRDLDESTAALVRRAADAGFDGVEFAGVDDAAAVRPALDDTGVGAPAAHVPIEDLEADLDAVCERYGALGVETLVVPFLPPEAFADADAVDETAHRLDDLTAKCDDRGVRLLYHNHDHELVTVEGEPALDRLAEESGIGFELDLAWILAAGYDPVAYIDRYADRTPVVHLKDVVLDADAKRGGRPVPLGEGELDIDRCLATAGDTPVEWAVVEHDFPDEPAAFCRDAGEFVAAYRTDEEA, encoded by the coding sequence ATGAACTTCGGCATCCAGCTCTACTCGCTTCGAGACCTCGACGAGTCGACCGCGGCGCTCGTGCGCCGGGCCGCGGACGCCGGCTTCGACGGCGTGGAGTTCGCGGGCGTCGACGACGCGGCGGCGGTCCGCCCGGCCCTCGACGACACCGGGGTCGGCGCACCCGCCGCCCACGTCCCCATCGAGGACCTCGAAGCCGACCTCGACGCCGTCTGCGAGCGCTACGGCGCGCTCGGCGTCGAGACGCTCGTCGTTCCGTTCCTGCCCCCGGAGGCGTTCGCCGACGCCGACGCGGTCGACGAGACCGCACACCGGCTGGACGACCTGACCGCGAAGTGCGACGACCGAGGCGTCAGACTGCTCTACCACAACCACGACCACGAACTCGTCACGGTCGAGGGCGAACCCGCGCTCGACCGGCTCGCCGAGGAGTCGGGAATCGGTTTCGAACTCGACCTCGCGTGGATTCTCGCCGCCGGCTACGACCCCGTCGCGTACATCGACCGCTACGCCGATCGAACCCCGGTCGTCCACCTGAAAGACGTGGTACTCGACGCCGACGCGAAACGCGGCGGGCGACCCGTCCCGCTCGGCGAGGGCGAACTGGACATCGACCGCTGTCTCGCGACCGCCGGCGACACCCCCGTCGAGTGGGCCGTCGTCGAACACGACTTCCCCGACGAGCCCGCGGCGTTCTGCCGGGACGCCGGCGAGTTCGTCGCGGCGTACCGAACTGACGAGGAGGCGTAA
- a CDS encoding DUF3311 domain-containing protein, translating to MTRVRIDYRWVAVFAILVTFAVPWFLWGDSRVFAGLPLWLWWHIGWMGLTAVVFHLFTRTAWDRGIVGEGR from the coding sequence ATGACGCGAGTGCGCATCGACTACCGCTGGGTTGCCGTCTTCGCAATCCTCGTGACGTTCGCCGTTCCGTGGTTCCTCTGGGGCGACAGCCGGGTCTTCGCCGGTCTGCCGCTGTGGCTCTGGTGGCACATCGGCTGGATGGGGCTGACCGCCGTCGTCTTCCACCTGTTCACCCGGACGGCGTGGGACCGCGGCATCGTCGGGGAGGGTCGCTGA
- a CDS encoding sodium:solute symporter family protein: MVSALGIQLGVVGAYLVVALAVGLLAYRLTSRDAEDYYLAGRSIGTVVLLFTTFATLLSAFTFFGGPDLAYRAGPEWILVMGVMDGVLFAILWYVVGYKQWLVGRAHGYVTLGEMLGDRFGSTRLRAVVAGISLFWLFPYVMLQQMGAGEAIVGLTNGMVPYWAGAAGITVFMIAYVVIAGLRGVAWTDTLQGLFMLGVVWLAVGWVAAAAGGPTALSNALAINKPEFLALGGGLYSPQYIIASAVTIAFGVAMFPQINQRFFVAKSGAVLKRSFALWPVLVVLLFVPAFILGTWAAGLGVAVPEGANVLPVLLNEYTPVWFAALVVAGAMAAMMSSSDSMLLSGSSYFTRDLYRPFVNPDASDAREAWLARIGVALFATLTFVASLFRPGTLVSVGDTAFGGFAQMALPVIVALYWAKTTRTGMFAGILGSQAFYLAHVFVPAVEVGSVTLFGATYLTWDYALWGMALSALLTVGVSAMTAAAPEENQSRFTDGLRAD; encoded by the coding sequence ATGGTCTCGGCGCTCGGTATCCAACTCGGCGTCGTCGGCGCGTACCTCGTGGTCGCGCTCGCGGTCGGCCTGCTCGCCTACCGCCTGACCAGCCGCGACGCGGAGGACTACTACCTCGCCGGTCGCTCCATCGGGACCGTCGTCCTCCTGTTCACCACGTTTGCGACGCTCCTCTCTGCGTTCACGTTCTTCGGCGGCCCCGACCTCGCCTACCGGGCCGGCCCCGAGTGGATTCTCGTGATGGGCGTCATGGACGGCGTGCTGTTCGCCATCCTCTGGTACGTCGTCGGCTACAAGCAGTGGCTCGTCGGCCGCGCCCACGGCTACGTCACCCTCGGCGAGATGCTCGGCGACCGCTTCGGCTCGACCCGCCTGCGCGCCGTCGTCGCCGGCATCAGCCTGTTTTGGCTGTTCCCGTACGTGATGCTCCAGCAGATGGGCGCGGGCGAGGCCATCGTCGGGCTGACGAACGGGATGGTTCCCTACTGGGCCGGCGCGGCCGGCATCACCGTGTTCATGATTGCCTACGTCGTCATCGCGGGCCTCCGCGGGGTCGCGTGGACCGACACCCTCCAAGGGCTGTTCATGCTCGGCGTCGTCTGGCTTGCGGTCGGCTGGGTCGCCGCCGCGGCCGGCGGCCCCACGGCGCTGTCGAACGCCCTCGCGATCAACAAACCCGAGTTCCTCGCGCTCGGCGGCGGCCTCTACTCGCCGCAGTACATCATCGCGTCGGCCGTCACCATCGCCTTCGGCGTGGCGATGTTCCCGCAGATAAACCAGCGCTTCTTCGTCGCCAAGTCGGGCGCGGTCCTCAAGCGCTCGTTCGCGCTGTGGCCCGTCCTCGTCGTCCTGCTGTTCGTCCCCGCGTTCATCCTCGGTACGTGGGCCGCCGGGCTCGGCGTCGCCGTCCCCGAGGGCGCGAACGTCCTTCCGGTGCTCCTCAACGAGTACACGCCGGTGTGGTTCGCCGCGCTCGTCGTCGCCGGCGCGATGGCCGCGATGATGTCCTCGTCGGACTCGATGCTTCTCTCGGGGTCGTCGTACTTCACCCGCGACCTCTACCGGCCGTTCGTCAACCCCGACGCGAGCGACGCCCGCGAGGCGTGGCTGGCCCGCATCGGCGTCGCCCTGTTCGCCACGCTCACGTTCGTCGCCAGCCTGTTCCGGCCCGGCACGCTCGTCTCCGTCGGCGACACCGCCTTCGGCGGGTTCGCCCAGATGGCCCTACCGGTCATTGTCGCGCTCTACTGGGCGAAGACGACCCGGACGGGGATGTTCGCCGGCATCCTCGGCTCGCAGGCGTTCTACCTCGCGCACGTGTTCGTCCCCGCGGTCGAAGTCGGCTCCGTGACGCTGTTCGGCGCGACCTACCTCACGTGGGACTACGCCCTCTGGGGGATGGCGCTGTCGGCGCTTCTGACCGTCGGCGTCTCCGCGATGACCGCCGCCGCGCCCGAGGAAAACCAGTCCCGGTTCACCGACGGCCTCCGGGCCGACTGA
- a CDS encoding amphi-Trp domain-containing protein yields the protein MPEEVLFESENRQARAEIASYLRTVADKLDAGEPITLKAGDQTVTMEPPASPTFEVKAEREGPAGGPYELSIEFELEWDEGADDGADAGGLEIE from the coding sequence ATGCCCGAAGAAGTGCTGTTCGAGTCCGAGAACCGACAGGCCCGCGCCGAAATCGCGTCGTACCTCCGCACCGTCGCAGACAAACTCGACGCGGGCGAGCCGATTACGCTGAAAGCCGGCGACCAGACCGTCACGATGGAGCCGCCCGCATCACCGACGTTCGAGGTGAAAGCCGAGCGCGAGGGCCCCGCCGGCGGCCCCTACGAACTGAGCATCGAGTTCGAACTGGAGTGGGACGAGGGCGCTGACGACGGTGCCGACGCGGGCGGCCTCGAAATCGAGTGA